Part of the Prunus dulcis chromosome 8, ALMONDv2, whole genome shotgun sequence genome is shown below.
CAACACAGCTCCTCTATGCTTGCATCAACTATAGGCTTCACCGTTGAAATCACTGCTCTCTGaaagttattaaaaataaaaataaaaggtttaAGAAAGCAAGAATATTGCATAGTTTTCGTTAGCAAAATAGTTTGAGACCGAGCCATGCTCTTTAAGTGTACTTCATATAAAATCAACGCAActagggggagagagagagagactaacTTGAAGTAGGGAATTGTTTGCATAGCTTGTTTTCCCAACTCCTCCATTCATGTGTAGAACTTGCTCTACCTCCATTTTTATGTTCTCAAATAatacttctctctctctctctctctctcgcggtATCTATTCTGCTGGAAGACTCCCTCATATTTATAGCAAAATGTTGGGTTACTTTTTTACTTGGAAAGTATGTGGTTATCTAACATGATATCAAAATTCCAATTCACAACTAATACCTCTTAATTACTAACTTGCACCAACAACTTTTAACGTTTTGAGGTGCATGATCTAACACAGCTTACGTGGGATTAAGTACTTCATAAGCTAGAAATATGATTTAATTGACCAAGTGTACAAACAACCTAATCAACTTTTGAGGCGACTAAGTAAGTAGTGCGGCTTATTACGTAGGGCCCAATAAGTCACCGACGTTAATTATATTCTAGGTCTTAAGTATTAGATTCCTATGTAACTAACACATCTTTGGCAGCATTAGGTGTCTAAATGTGTACACTACTTTTCCTGAATTAAAAGTTTGATGGAAGTGCTGGTCTCTCCTTTCCTATTAAGTAGCTGCAAATGGACAATTAAatcttgccttttttttttcttttttttttttttatacaaacgatattaaGGGCGGAGAGATTTCAACATTGTATCACGGGActatgaaaataattatttttcgaTCGGATGTATTGTACAGTACATGTCCATCGTGTGAAACTCGTGGACGGTGGAGAGCGAGGGCCATCTTTTGGAGCTTAATGACGTGGTTCATCCATGACCAATGAATCATGCAGCAGAGCCGAAAGGGCCAATAATGTGAGATCGAATGGTCTTGTTCAACAGGAATTTCCTTTCCATGGGGAATTCTCAATTTCTCATGCCCAGTGTTAAGAAACTAAAATGAGGCCTATTCCTTTTTgtcttattttaatgtttccCTTGAACTTTCATCAATTTGGGcacaaaaaaaatgttaactTGCTGACATGACTTGAGCATATTTTATAATAGTATGGGACACCTGATGAAGAGAATATTGAGTCAGTTGAAAGTTcgaaagagaaattgaaattcgAAGAAAAGAACAGGGTGACTACGCCATTAGCCTGACGGTGTTGTCTATAGAAGTTTTCATTGCTCACCAAAAAACTGCAGCAAATCATAAACCcagaaatatttataataaagaaataaagaaagaaagtttagAAAAGGTAACAACTTTACTGGGCTTGACTCCTAACCTTTAGgtgggaaagagagaaaagaacgGGACGGTTAGATATTTTCTAGGGTTGGCAAAGATCCGTGTGTTTTTTAAactagtataaaaaaataataacaaaacatacgtatttttcttttttcttttttctttttttaataacttgGAAGAGAAAAGGTACACTATACATAAAAATAACTGGTGACTAAACCTATCAATACACAATTGTTCAAAATTTAACTGGTGACTAAATAAGGATATAAATAAATGCAGAGATTTTGGACCACTAAGTACTGTCTCGAATCGAAAGCAGTTTggtttgaaaaaaagaagtgctTTTTTTCATATGCCTTTCCAACAACACAACAACAGAAATGGACCATGGACCATAAATATCACTATCAAGCACACTTCAAAGCAACTGAAAGGTTCAgacaaaatcaaaccacacgCATCTTAACCCTTTGCAAGGAAAccaaaaagcaagaaaatttaaaactgCCTTTAACTTACAGTACGACAACCACGAGGACGAATACCCCACGGCATCTCGAATTATAACAACCCAGCCTTCTTTGTGCTTTCGATCGATGCAAAATGGGGATTAGGTTTCAATTTGTGCAATCGGTTTCGATTTGGGGGGGAAATTGATTTCGGTGAGGGGGGTTATGGACGACAAGCTTCTGGAACATGATTCGGGggttttttgattttttttaattacataatgcCACGTGTTGTTTTGGGCGCGAAACCCAAGGACGTGAGATGCCGAAAATGCCCTTAACAGATTTCTTGAATTACAGAAGGCTAGACGCCACGTAGGCACATAACAGATTTCCTGACAGACTCGCTAACGGAGGGGGCAATATATAGGTTTTCCGTGACTTTGAGTATGTACCCATAAATGTCCCCAAAATCGGGTATGAACTCGTAAATGACCCTATAAGTTGGGGGGTTTACTGTAgtttacccaaaaaagaataacaaaacatatgtatttttctcttcttttatttttttttttttttaaaacttggaAGAGAAAAGGTACACTATACATAAAAATAACTGGGCACAAATGTAGTTTTGTGTTATACGGGTGTCACATTTGTCAGATAAAGACACAATTATTTGTATCtacacaaataaataattttactttttctgaACAACTTGTCAGatgatacttattatttacATTTAATTGACATTTGACACAATTTTTTGTGTCCAATATAAATTTGTgctttatataaattaatttgacATAATTATTTGTGTTTTATGCGAGATGAGGacgaataaaatttatttgtgcTCAATTTTAAAGATGAGGGCACCATACATGTTCGTGATTTTTGCTCAATTTTGTAGTAGTGCTAACTTGAAGTTGGGAATTGTTTGCAAAGCTATTGTTTTCCCAACTCCTCCATTCATGTGTAGGACTTGCTCTACCTCccttttttgtgttctcaaATAATACTTCTCTCCCTCTTGGTACCAATTCTTCTAGAAGACTCCCGCATATTTGTAGCAAAATGCTTACTTAGTTACCTTTTTAAGCCGAAAATTTAATAAGTTCGGTAGTTATCTAACACGATGTCAACTTCTTGAAACGTTTGCACGTTTATGATCTCAGACAGGTGCACAAATTTAAAACAACCTAATTAAGATTTGAGAGGTGTCTTTGGTTAGTCAAATAGTGCAGCTTATTACGTAAGGCTCCATACATCACAAACTAAGATTCCTAGGGAACTAACACATATTTGGCATCATTTGACAAAAaggacaacaacaaaaaaaaacaatgtgCACTGATTAAGTAGATGGCATAAAATAAGATTACTTGTTTAACTATGAATTCtcttgaattaaaaaaattgatggaaGTGCAAGTTAGGTTAGGTCAGTTGCGAAAGATATTGAGCCACCCCTTATACCTAAGTTCGAAGCTTCTAGCAATTATAAGTCTCGAAATTATAGCTTGATTAGTCACTTGTACCAAAATAGAGGACCTCGAGCTTCTACATTTAGAGTTTTCGTGCATTTATCTGTCTTTCACTTAATTTAAACCATTGTAATAATATAATGGCTTAAAATATGACATGTCAAATGGTAgagttgaattttttattttttttgttctctaaATATTTTATTGCTTTCAACATTGGCTTAGCTGCCGTTATCTCTGTCTGTCCCTCCCATCATGAAGTCGTAAGAGCAGCTTCAGGAGTAGTTCAAGCCATGTAGGACTCTGGAATAGTATCAACGAAATCAGCTCTCATCCAAAGGCATATGTTTCCCGCAGTCATACATAAGACATTCATCTTTAGAAGTTTAGAACAAATCTAATTACCTTAGTTGATAAGCAAGAATTATTATggatgaagagaaggagaaacaGAGAGGGAGGAGATGGAGGGTCTGATCACTGTGCGAGAGAGGCAGGGAGATAACGGCAGTTAGTAATCGTcaatacccttttttttttaaaaactaatatttacCGGTTGACATGTAATGTCTTAAGCTGTTATATTATTACAATAGCTTAGATTAAGTGAAATGCAAGTAAATGCACGAATTCTAAATGTAGAAGTTCGAGATCCTCTATTttcatatgatttttttttttttttctggcgGTCCATTTCGTGAAACAGGTTTGGGTGTGGAGAGGGCCATTTTTGGAGCTTATAATGACGTGCCCAATCTGTAGCAGAGCCTATTGTCGGCTGGTGTACGGTAAGAATGCGAGTTTAATGGTACAAGTTTCATCGTGTACCACCAACAATAACGTGGTGCAAAGTCAAAAACAAGCAAACTTGGATTTTAACTTGTGATCTACGATTAGGATGTCAATTTTTCCCGCGGATAAGGATTCGATCTTAATGGGTCTGTTATAAAGGACAAAAAGGAGGCATGAGAATGGATACCGACAGTGGTGGATTCAGAAATCTCCTCTTTGGTAGTACAATAGACAGTCGTGTTTCACGACCCTCACGGGCCATTTGATAGCTCCACACAACAGAAAGGTCGGCAGATGTCCCAATTCAAACATTGAAATTGGTGGACACAATTGAGACTGAAATGCTGTTGTGGGTTCATAGTAAGAAGTTGATGTTTGAAATTGAGGTTGAAAATGTTTGTGGTACTGGAAAGGTGTGTGTTGGGGGACGTTTATCAGACTTATCTAAAATGTACTTGACTTCCAATATAAGATTGCCACACCATTATTACTGTCACCTCTAGTGCTAGATCCCCGCTTAACTTAAAATCTCAAACTACGTAGCTTTagacaccaaaaaaatatcagTACAGAAAACATATGGGATACATACATGTAATGATCTACGAACTACACCGTATATTCAGCCGGAAATTTGACAACAGATAAAGCTCTAAATTCCAAagcaatgaaaagaaaaagtagaagCAGAGGAACCAGATAATGTCATTCAGAGATGTGATACTGGTCCTAGATGTCAAGCATTTCACGTGTTCCTGCACCCATGGTTGCAGTGTAGAGTCTAAAATACACTGTTAGGCTGTCACAATGTTCCAAAAGCTAAGAAATAATGCAGAGCCTAAGTCAGCATATTGggtttttttcaatttttttagcaaACGTTGGGTTTAGATTAACATTAGAAACACTGTCAAATCAATCAATTATCAGAGATTATGGTCCCATTTTTGACATGGCAACCAGTCTGCTCCAGAGCAGATTCAAAGAACCCACAACCATGGATGCTTGAATCTATACATGGTGGAGCAAAGTGGATGATCATATCTCTCAATGTGAGCATCCCTGTGGCCTGATTTGATTCATCAACCAAGAAGCTGAAACTGCTTTTTGTGTCTGCCATGTTTCTCATGGCTTGCTTCAGTGTTTCAGTTTTCTTGTTGGTGACTGGTGAGTCCATTCTTGGCGCAAAGTTGTTTTTGAGGCGCAGAAAGCCGGCTGAGAGAAGAGCCCCAATGTCTCTTTCAATTGTTGGATCAGAGCCTGTTTTATGATCATTCTCCATGTGAATGAACTCCTCCACACTTAGACTTCTGCAGTTATATGATTAAATATCAAATTAAACATGTAATATTACATATCTTAAGTTAaaatttattcttttcttcctttaacAAGCCTTAGCTCCAATGAGTTATCCAATCCTAGGCAGCAAACAAGCCCATGATCTTGTCGTGTTCACGCTGTTATTAAGATATAACTGGCAAGGGTCTGGACATTTATGTGtgcctatatatataatttgcagATCAAATGCTACACTGAAGTGGACATGAGAAACTAACAACTCCTTTAGATGCATATCTCTTTTCGTTTTAGAAGCATATCCCTGTtcagttttctgtttttctttgtcagCTAGAAGAAGAGGGGAGAACAGAACGGTGAAGTTAGGAATTGTTCATTCATTAGTGGCATATTGGATAAACGGCTGTTTGACATTGGAAATTTTAAGTAGCATATCTCATTGCATATAAAACTTTTGAGTTAAAATTCAATATCTGAACTCCACAACATGGTTAAGTTGGAGATAGTTGGCAATCAGTTTGAATTTGGGGAGTTGGGGACCTCCTCTCTCCTCCTTGtctctcttttatttaaaaaacaatagcgaaaaataaaacgaaaaatatatattacaaaacaaaacatagaaGGGAGAATGAAAAAATGGATGTAACTTACTTTATATTGCGAGGTAGATTCTCTAGAAGGAGGTAGATATCGCATTTCCTTATGCTACCAATGACCCTCTTACTTTTCCTATCTGTGACAGCAACTGCACCATTTTGGCTTTTCCATAGAACATGAAGAGCTTCTGTCATGCTTTGGTCTCCATATACATGTACAACATGCTCTTCATTACCAAACCTGTATTGAAACATCCGTAGAGATGCAATTCCAAACTAAATGAGAACTTACCATCCAATTTTAAACTATTCTTATAGCTTGATTtatcccccaaaaaaaagagatgaagaaaagaaaagaagagcaGTTTATGGGTTGACATACCGGAACTCTGATAAAAGCTTGTCAGCAATGCTATCAAACCAGTCTAAACCACTTGATTGAAGCAGCAGCAGAAGTACTCCATGCTATCAACGCATAATAGATAATCAAGAACTTAAGCTTCGTGTTGTTTTGTAAGCTTTAAACAAAAACTGCCAAAGATCATCTCAATTTCTTGTTACTTATACAGATTCTCATTTTGGCCTTCTGCTAATGGCCATATTTGCTTCTCAAAAGTACCATTTATGAAGTAGAATTTAGAGATAAATATACCTGTGAAATAAAACCAATGAGCTTAGAACTGGTTCTCTCTATGACAGGAACAACTTGCAGCCGATGCTTTGAAAGTAGCAGCAGAACATGGAAGAGTGTCTCATCCAAGTGTACAGGGAAATATGAATTCCATAGAAACGACTTAGCCAGCTCGCCAATCTATCAGAATTAAACAGAAGTGCTCATAacgaaataaaattttaacaatCTGCATTAAAGTAGTACTTCAAGCTTCTAAAATACAACAAGGGGATTGGATTGAATTATAAGTTGGAACTTATAACATGGTTGGCATTTTAATAACATAGCCAAGGAAATTGCAACACAAATATCTCTGCATGTCATCAACAAATATCTCTGCATGTGTCAAAATGCTTGGCAGGTTATACTTTAGAGATTCGAAAACCATGGCATCAACATTGTTAAACATAAAACTTTTcagttgaaagaaaaaaaaaaaaaaaaaaaagggctaaTATAATGAAGTGAAGATGTTAAGTGTTATGGACTTGTATTTCTCTAAATGGACTTTTTGGCTTACATTGAATTGTGCTATCTTCTATGTCTACTTACCatgttaaataaaataaaaaataactaaaagggcaaaaaatataaaataaaaaccttgGTTTGGCCAATGTGAGGATGCTGTTCAAGCATGTCAAAAACACCATAGTTGCCAATTTCTTCAGCTCTAGTGTTTCTTCTGCGATTCCCACATTCCTCGAAGATTTTCATGAGAAgcatttgttatatatatataattgtgtAAATAACACTACACAAATGTTCATCTGGGGTAGCTTTTAAAACGTTAAAATCTACAAAAATGAACATCCTTACctcaaaaaaccaaagaacAATACTTGCAAAATCAATGAAACCGATATAAGGATCCGAAAAGCTTCCTTTGGTATTGTCAGTAATTGGTGCACCACACACATTCTTCTCGTGCATCAAATGAATGGCATCTCTTACACTATCCCCAGTTTTCAATTCCAAAACTTTGCATTGCATCCATTTTATgacagaaaaaattaaaaaaacattattttcATAATGGATTTTaaggtaaccaaattcaaaaaacaaaccaaaaacaaagataatGGAACATTGGAAATTATATGATGCTTACCGGGTGAGTTTTTTATGCCAGGGATAGAACTGATGAGGATGTTATCAAGAAAGAGTTGGAGGGCAGAGCCTGAATCAATTTCTTGGTTGTTTTCTTGAGCTTTAAGGTTGGAAACAAGGCTCTCTTTCTTCTGTGCCACTCCACCTTCTGAGTTTTTCATTACATCCTTTATTTGCtgcatcttctttcttttgtctGAGTTAGAAGTTAGATTGGATGTTAAACTGTTTTTGAGGTCTTTCTGTCTTTCTTGTATTTGCGTGATCTGTTTTTGAGTTCCTCCTGCCCCAAAGACAGATGTCAAGAGTGCAAACCTTCCAAATGTTAGTTTGTATTGCCATGTGGCGTTCTAAAGACTCAGTTTTGTGGTACGATTTTCTCCCttcaattttcatattttctatttatttttctctttttttatataagcaaTATTTAGGGAGCGGGAATCGAACCTAAAACCTCGGATGCGGggataaatgctcttaaccacttgagctacaaacccttgtttttttttttgtttttttttttccctgttGTGTGGCTGGTAACTTCCTTCTTTCATATATACCTGTACACATTGTTAAAGAGAAGGGTCTTTTCTTTCCTGATCCGAAATAAGCCAGTAAATTATAGATTGGGACCTTTATttaagagtaatgctacatATGCTAAAAGAAACTCCAAGATTCGTGTCCAATTAATATGATAGAATTCATTTCCACACTACCAAGGTAGTGTAATGTGGCCTGCCAGATCATTTGGcaaccaaaatttgaaaaatatttcctAACAATACATGAATAAAAGGAGTGTTAAAACTTGAATTATCATATTGCAATATGAAAATGAGGGATGGGATATTAAAAGGATGACAGCTTTATAATAGAAAATGGGTTTCAACTGTACCTTTGGAACTTGGACTTATTACTACAAAAGGCATAGCCTACTGATAACtatataatatgaaaaaacacTGCTAACTCTGTTCTTCTCCATTGCTATAGGCTGCTGGTGGCTTCTCTTTGAACCAACATTATCAGAGATGAACACGTCCACAAGTTAAATAaaatgctttttctttttctgagaTACAACTATGTTTCAAACATTATTCATAATCAATATTGATACAGAAAGTTCATAGGTTCTTATGGATATATCACCTCCACGAAGGATGAAAGCAGCCGGCGGCGGGTCAGCTGCTGTAGCTTATTTTTGTACATCTCGTGACTCTAGAACTCTTATAAGCTTATAAACTCCATTTTTACAAGTACTGAAGGATTTTTCTAGTTTAAAAGGCAAAATGCTGCAGAAGCTATACTCCTCAGCTGCCAAATGCACTTGAGATGTTAAGATCCAAACGTTTGCAAGTCTCTTTCCCACCACCATTTTTCAACTGTGCTTGAAAAGTACTTGGATGTTAAGATCCATCATATAACCATGCCATCTTGTATTGTTGCCTTCTCCAGAATAACTGTGATTCCCTCACGAATGTAAAATCCCTCTTCTGGCCTATCTGCTTCTCGAACCCCCTACAGAACCAGAGAATATAGACGACCATAAGATTGAATATGATGGTATATATTTCACTCAATAAAAAGTTGGCCCAGTCAAGTTTGGTTAAAAGGTAAAACGAAAATATCAATGTATCCTGAAAAAATGAGACTAGACCATGGGAAGCCATGCTTACGTCTTTGTTCACGATCACTGCGTCCTTCCCTATCTTTGCATTCTTATCAATTATACAATTCCTTCAAGGAAGAATCATAAAGACATAATTAGAAACCTCGGCGTTCCACATTCCATGTAAAGCTAACAAATGTTTCTCAATTTGCGAGTCTAATTACCTAATCTTTGTATTCCTTCCAATACCAACTGGGACCTTCCCCTCCGCAAGCAGAGATGcaatttcagtttcagttTGGTAATAGTCTGCACCCATCATTATAGCATCCTGTGGCAAGAGGTAACAACTTAATAAACATATTCATAAGAGTGAAAGTAAACAAACCGGTCCAGTTTTCAACTTCCGCCTTTGAAAACCATGAAAATTCACCTTCAGCTCAACCCCATAATCCAATCGTGAACGTTCACCTACAATTGAATGCTGGACACTACATTCTCGCAAGAAACATCCATGTGATATTATTGCATCCACAATCtgcaatacaaaaataatgcatGAGAAGCAGATCGCCTCAATGAAGTTTCCAATATGAGCCTAAGTACATTAGCATACCCGGCACTTGTCAATCTTGGTTGGTGGTAAGAATCGAGGAGAGGTGAAGATAGGTGTCTTTGGGTCATAGAACTGAAACTTCGAGAACTGCAAAAAGAGAAGGTAATTTTCCCGAACATTAATCACACATCGGGGAAAGAAAATGATGTAGCTCTTTGTTTCACAGAATTGATATTAAGACATTATTTAAGAACTCTACACAATTATAGGGATTCATCATATGTTCTCCGTGTTTGCATGTTATAGTCTAGAATAACAGGGTGCCCCAGAAAATTGTATGGAAAGGCACgtttgttcttttttcattttccttttttttttttcttttttttggaggGTGACGTGAACCTTTTGTGTATGCCATGTCTAAATGTCTGACGTCCTCAAGGAAATGAACTGAAGGGAAATGGAATTATGAAATGTTGCCCCtataaaaacaatgaaatctACCTCTTCAGTGAGGGCCAAGTTAGCATCATAGAAAGACTTTATAGTTCCAATGTCCTCCCAGTAATCTCTGAACATATATGCCTGTAAAAGCAAAGGCAAATTATACAGACATTTTCTTCAATATTTGAGTATAAACAGATAAATCGGtaagaagaaaatatgaagaatCATGAATTGTTCATGCAAATGGCTCAAATTTTATGGTCTTTCAGTTGAGGCTTCACTCTTCTGTTTCCTTCAATCCTTTATGGATAGGGAAAAACTCATAGATGAAGACACTTCAACTGTAATGGTTATCTTACTTGAACTTTGTGCTCTCTCACTGCTGCAGGAATGATTTCAGACCCGAAGTCGTTTGATGTTGGATATCGCCACCTCAGAAGATTTAGCAAAATTTCTGTCTTAAATACATAAACACCCATTGATGCAACATATGGGGATTTCATGGCATCTTGTGGGGACAATCCCAGAAGCGTGGTATCTGTTTGCTGCAGAATGTCAACCAAGAAGGGTAAAACTTATGTCTAAGATATATTATTCATTAATGCAGTCATGTAAGTCTAAATACATGGGTAATGTTAAGACACAGGGAATTTAAATAAGatgaacttggaaaatagtGTAAAAGAGTAATGGAGAAAAGCATCAGTCTGTTATGTTCCTCCAAATGAGCATTTCAATAACAGGATGCAAAAGTTATTTTTGAACCTCATTGAAAGTGAGAAAAATAATCTGATTAGCATAATATCTGGATTTTCTTGCTTACCATTGCTTTTAGATCAGCTCCCCTTGGTTTTTCAGTAAACTGGATGACTTTACCTCTGCTGTCTATCTTCACCAATCCATAATCCGACGCACGGCTGGAAAGCATGCGTTCAACTTTAGATGGAATTTAGAAGAGATATTTAGGAAATTATAAGAACGAGGATTTTGGGGTCAGGGGATATCATTGacataatctttattttttgcatCATAAGTTAGCTTAAGAAAACAGAATGTGCCAGAGGAAACTACTATGTGATTGATGTTCCATTACTTGTCAATTTGCAATTGTTACACTATATGATAACAGTTGGCCCACCCCACAACACCTTAAACTTTTGTAAGCAGTTTtaaaccaacaacaaaatctAACACAATAGAAAGCCAAGATCCTGTGATCAAATCCGTACAACTGTAACAACCCAATTTATGTTGCATTTTACATATGGGAACTCTAGTCGTGGAGAAAACTCAATACGTGGGAGAGGTGTTAGAATATAAAACAATGGTTGACTCACATCCTAATCGCTTAAGATTTTGCGAATTATGGTAAACCAACAAATTTTATCGACAGccaatgaaagagaaaaaaaaaaacaatagtTACATTCAAAGTCTTGTCAAgccaaaaggagaaaaaaaacagaccTGTCACCCACTGCGGCACATGAAATTGTAATATCAGCATTTCTATCAACGTGACTCTGCATATCATAGAAAATGTGTAAGAAAAATTTAACAACAACAAGTCCTATATGAAGGGAAATTATTATACCTGCACAAAGTCCGTATAATCCATTCGGTAAAGATGATCGCCACACAAAATCAGTACATTCTCAACATCCCTGTTTTTGGCATCCTGCAAGAAATAATGCAGTACATTGTACCCGAAATCAAGTTATGCAAACCAAAGAACAACATACAGACCCATTATTACTATCAGTTCCCCCcttctttaattttaaaacaataCCATTGTTGCAAACTTCTTTACCCACCTCAAATACCCATATAAATTGCCTCACAGCATCTGCTGTTCCTTGGAACCAATTCATTCCTGCTTCCCCAGGCGTTTGAGTGGCTGCCAGAACCTGCACTTGAAGTGTGCTTTGAGTCACAAAATAATCAAGgaacttgaaaaagaaataacacATTGGACCAgatgtattttttgttaatgattaaatcctttgaaatataatacctcttcttctttcttataTAGCGAGAACTACTTCATTTAACATTAATTACAACTAAAGGTTCCCTATGACACTAACTATCAGTTTGAAAACTGATTTTTGCAGCATCTTTACATAATTATCAGCCTACAACTAATTTAATAACAGACCAATCACAAAATGATACAGGTATTAATCTGCATTAAAGGATTCATTTACCTCTACAAATCCTTCCCCAAAGTTGATACCATTTCCAAAATAGGTGCGAGCAATGTGACGATTGAGAGAAGCAGAATTAAACTGCGTCAGTACAAAAATCTTGTTTATATTGCTGTTGATGCAATTGCTCATTGGAATGTCTATAAGACGGTAGCATCCTCCAACTGGGACCTGCAATCATACCAAATCAATACATAACACAACTTCAATTGCGATATTGAATCACAAGCTTTGATGAATCATGTGCGCTTATGGTTATTAATGAAGGATCATACAAccaaatttttctaaaacaaaTCAGCAAAatccaatatatttataaacataatttaTCTTACT
Proteins encoded:
- the LOC117637557 gene encoding SNF1-related protein kinase regulatory subunit gamma-1-like gives rise to the protein MQQIKDVMKNSEGGVAQKKESLVSNLKAQENNQEIDSGSALQLFLDNILISSIPGIKNSPVLELKTGDSVRDAIHLMHEKNVCGAPITDNTKGSFSDPYIGFIDFASIVLWFFEECGNRRRNTRAEEIGNYGVFDMLEQHPHIGQTKIGELAKSFLWNSYFPVHLDETLFHVLLLLSKHRLQVVPVIERTSSKLIGFISQHGVLLLLLQSSGLDWFDSIADKLLSEFRFGNEEHVVHVYGDQSMTEALHVLWKSQNGAVAVTDRKSKRVIGSIRKCDIYLLLENLPRNIKSLSVEEFIHMENDHKTGSDPTIERDIGALLSAGFLRLKNNFAPRMDSPVTNKKTETLKQAMRNMADTKSSFSFLVDESNQATGMLTLRDMIIHFAPPCIDSSIHGCGFFESALEQTGCHVKNGTIISDN
- the LOC117638026 gene encoding glucose-1-phosphate adenylyltransferase large subunit 1-like encodes the protein MDSCCVTLKPNTHLRKPSGLCNGDAGFWGERVRGSLNNNLWDNQLTKALRAEKRAKKVKSGVVLSVLTSSNTEAVAVQMPPIYRRRVDPKTVASIILGGGAGTQLFPLTIRSATPAVPVGGCYRLIDIPMSNCINSNINKIFVLTQFNSASLNRHIARTYFGNGINFGEGFVEVLAATQTPGEAGMNWFQGTADAVRQFIWVFEDAKNRDVENVLILCGDHLYRMDYTDFVQSHVDRNADITISCAAVGDSRASDYGLVKIDSRGKVIQFTEKPRGADLKAMQTDTTLLGLSPQDAMKSPYVASMGVYVFKTEILLNLLRWRYPTSNDFGSEIIPAAVREHKVQAYMFRDYWEDIGTIKSFYDANLALTEEFSKFQFYDPKTPIFTSPRFLPPTKIDKCRIVDAIISHGCFLRECSVQHSIVGERSRLDYGVELKDAIMMGADYYQTETEIASLLAEGKVPVGIGRNTKIRNCIIDKNAKIGKDAVIVNKDGVREADRPEEGFYIREGITVILEKATIQDGMVI